The Syngnathus typhle isolate RoL2023-S1 ecotype Sweden linkage group LG6, RoL_Styp_1.0, whole genome shotgun sequence genome has a window encoding:
- the LOC133155873 gene encoding gastrula zinc finger protein XlCGF57.1-like isoform X4, whose protein sequence is MSASTTATYVEEKDNSRQRLEALWLQPYVVLRRVDISEAILAKQQEPQRTRIKEEDVGKEVHHFNEQMDQKFLCSIKEEEEPKWPCTKEEGEDSCNIKKEEEEEDICKMPLTGVPVKRLDEGEHEVSKGAEPPSCSSSQQMTRDGDQCGGSQAAPPSDSDNVSSHVPDAAATEESQNKHGQCSHCGIYFAHSSSLKQHMRIHTGEKPFSCSFCRQKFSHRGNLNKHTRIHTGEKPFSCSVCGQRFSVKEHLKNHTRIHTGEKPFSCSVCGQTFSQRGPLKSHARIHTGEKPFSCSVCGQTFSQRGQLKSHTRIHTGEKPFSCSVCGQKFSEKGNLKSHTRIHTGEKPFSCSVCGQKFSEKGNLKSHTRIHTGEKPFSCSVCGKLFSERGNLNKHTRVHTDEKCFSCSVCGQLFSDKGTLKGHTRIHTGEKPISCSVCGQKFSHRGNLISHTRIHTGEKPFSCSVCGQRFSDKETLKSHIRTHTGEKPFSCSVCGQLFSQRGHLRSHTRIHTGEKPFSCSVCGQKFSHRGNLISHTRIHTGEKPFSCSVCGQKFYGKGSLESHTRRIHPGENPVACSVSC, encoded by the exons ATGTCTGCAAGTACCACAGCAACGTACGTGGAGGAAAAGGACAATAGTCGTCAACGACTGGAAGctctttggctgcagccttatgttgtATTGCGCAGAGTAG acatcagtgaagctaTTCTTGCTAAGCAGCAGGAGCCACAGCGCACtcgcattaaagaggaagatgtgggtaaagaggtccaccacttcaatgaacaaatggaccagaagtttctttgctctataaaagaggaggaagagccgaAGTGGCCTTGTACtaaagaggagggagaagacTCCTGCAAcattaaaaaggaggaggaggaggaagatatcTGCAAgatgccattgactggtgtTCCTGTGAAGCGTTTAGATGAGGGTGAACatgaggtgagcaaaggggcagagcctccaagctgcagctcaagtcaacaaatgaccagagacgGAGACCAGTGTGGGGGATCACAAGCAGCTCCACCATCAGATAGTGATAACGTGTCGTCACATGTTCCTGATGCTGCTGCTACTGAGgagtctcaaaacaaacacGGGCAATGTTCTCACTGTGGAATTTATTTTGCTCATAGCAGTAgtttgaaacaacacatgagaatccacactggagagaaacctttttcatgctcatttTGTAGACAAAAATTCTCTCATAGGGGAAATCTAAataagcacacaagaatccacactggcgagaaacccttttcatgctcagtttgtggccaacgattttcagtgaaggaacacttaaaaaatcacacaagaatccacactggtgagaaacctttttcatgctcagtttgtggccaaacattctctcagaggggaccTCTAAAAAGTCATGCAAGAATCCACaccggtgagaaacctttttcatgctcagtttgtggccaaacattctctcagaggggacagctaaaaagtcatacaagaatccacactggtgagaaacctttttcatgctctgtttgtggccagaaattctctgagaagggaaacttaaaaagtcatacaagaatccacactggtgagaaacctttttcatgctctgtttgtggccagaaattctctgagaagggaaacttaaaaagtcatacaagaatccacaccggcgagaaacctttttcatgctcagtttgtggcaaatTATTCTCTGAGAGGGGAAATCTAAATAAGCACACGAGAGTCCACACTGACGAGAAAtgtttttcatgctcagtttgtggccaattaTTCTCTGACAAGGGAACCTTAAAaggtcatacaagaatccacactggtgagaaacctatttcatgctctgtttgtggccagaaattctctcatAGGGGAAACCTAataagtcatacaagaatccacactggtgagaaacctttttcatgctcagtttgtggccaaagattctctgacAAGGAAACCTTAAAAAGTCATataagaacccacactggtgagaaacctttttcgtgctcagtttgtggccaattattctctcagaggggacatCTAagaagtcatacaagaatccacactggtgagaaacctttttcatgctctgtttgtggccagaaattctctcatAGGGGAAACCTAataagtcatacaagaatccacaccggtgagaaacctttttcatgctcagtttgtggccaaaaattctatGGGAAGGGAAGTTTAGAAAGTCATACAAGAAGAATCCACCCTGGCGAGAACCCTGTTGCCTGCTCAGTCAGTTGCTAA
- the LOC133155867 gene encoding gastrula zinc finger protein XlCGF26.1-like isoform X2: MEQKFLCSVKEEEEPEWPCTKEEGEDSCNIKKEEEEDICKMLLTGVPVKHLDEGQHEVSKGAELPSCSSCQQMTREGDGDHCGGSQAAPPPSDSGDVSSHVPDAAAAEESQNKHRQCSDCGFFFAHSSSLKQHMRMDTRKKRFSCSDCGQKFSRSDNLKMHTRIHTGEKPFSCSVCGQRFSNRGSLNKHTRIHTGEKPFSCSICGQKFSLSRALKIHTRTHTGEKPFSCSVCGQNFSKKGYLRRHTRIHTGEKPFSCSVCGQIFSQRGHLNKHTRIHTGEKPFSCSVCGQKFSDKEYLKKHTRVHTGEKPFSCSVCGQRFSLKAHLKRHTRIHTGEKPFSCLVCGQLFSDKQILKRHTRIHTGEKPFSCSVCGQKFSDRGSLNKHTRIHTGEKPFSCSVCGQTFSQRAHLNKHTRIHTGEKPFSCSVCGQKFTHRETLKSHTRIHTGEKPFSCLVCGQLFSDKRSLKRHTRIHTGEKPFSCSVCGQKFSQRGSLNQHTRIHTGEKPFSCSVCGQLFSDKRSLKRHTRIHTGEKPFSCSVCGQKFSRKGSLKSHTRIHTSEKPFSCSVCGQKFSEKESLKSHTRTHTGEKPFSCSVCGQNFSKKGYLRRHTRIHTGEKHFSCSVCGQKFSDKETLKSLTRRIHPGENPVSCSVSCQRVSVEIWECIGEMSRDP; the protein is encoded by the coding sequence atggagcagaagtttctttgctctgtaaaagaggaggaagagccggagTGGCCTTGTACtaaagaggagggagaagacTCCTGCAAcattaaaaaggaggaggaggaagatatcTGCAAGATGCTATTGACTGGTGTTCCTGTGAAGCATTTAGATGAGGGTCAACatgaggtgagcaaaggggcggagcttccaagctgcagctcttgtcaacaaatgaccagagaaggggatggagaccactgtggggGATCACAAGCAGCTCCACCACCATCAGATAGTGGTGACGTGTCGTCACATGttcctgatgctgctgctgctgaggagtctcaaaacaaacacaggcaatgttctgactgtggatttttttttgctcatagcagtagtttgaaacaacacatgagaatggacacaagaaagaaaaggttttcctgctcagattgtggccaaaaattctcacGGAGTGATAATTTAaaaatgcacacaagaatccacactggtgagaaacctttttcatgctcagtttgtggccaaagattctctaataggggaagtttaaataagcacacaagaatccacactggcgagaaacctttttcatgctcaatttgtggccaaaaattctctctgaGTAGAGCTTTAAAAATccatacaagaacccacactggtgagaaacctttttcgtgctcagtttgtggccaaaacttCTCTAAGAAGGGATATCTAAgacgtcatacaagaatccacaccggtgagaaacctttctcatgctcagtttgtggccaaatattctctcagaggggacatttaaataagcacacaagaatccacactggtgagaaacctttttcatgttcagtttgtggccaaaaattttcTGACAAGGAATATTTGAAAAAACATACAAGAGTCCACACTGGTGAAAAAccgttttcatgctcagtttgtggccaaagattttcactgaaggcacacttaaaaaggcacacaagaatccacactggtgagaaacctttttcatgcttagTTTGTGGCCAATTATTCTCTGACAAGCAAAtcttaaaaaggcacacaagaatccacactggtgagaaacctttttcatgctcagtttgtggccaaaaattctctgataggggaagtttaaataagcacacaagaatccacactggtgagaaacctttttcatgctcagtttgtggccaaacattCTCTCAGAGGGCACATTTAAATAAGCACACAAGAattcacactggtgagaaacctttttcgtgctcagtttgtggccaaaaattcactCACAGGGAAAccttaaaaagtcatacaagaatccacactggcgagaaacctttttcatgcttagTTTGTGGCCAATTATTCTCTGACAAGCGAagcttaaaaaggcacacaagaatccacactggtgagaaacctttttcatgctcagtttgtggccaaaaattctctcagaggggatcTTTAAAtcagcacacaagaatccacactggcgagaaacctttttcatgctcagtttgtggccaattaTTCTCTGACAAGCGAagcttaaaaaggcacacaagaatccacactggtgagaaacctttttcatgctcagtttgtggccagaaattctctagGAAGGGAAgcttaaaaagtcatacaagaatccacaccagtgagaaacctttttcgtgctcagtttgtggccagaaattctctgaGAAGGAAAgcttaaaaagtcatacaagaacccacactggtgagaaacctttttcatgctcagtttgtggccaaaacttCTCTAAGAAGGGATATCTAAgacgtcatacaagaatccacactggcgagaaacatttttcatgctcagtttgtggccaaaaattctctgacAAGGAAACCTTAAAAAGTCTTACAAGAAGAATCCACCCTGGCGAGAACCCTGTTTCCTGCTCAGTCAGTTGCCAAAGAGTCTCTGTTGAGATTTGGGAGTGTATTGGGGAGATGAGCCGTGATCCGTGA
- the LOC133155867 gene encoding oocyte zinc finger protein XlCOF6-like isoform X1, with amino-acid sequence MSASTTATYVEEKDNSRQRLEALWLQPYVVLRRADISETILAKQQEPECTRIKEEDVAKEVHHFNEQMEQKFLCSVKEEEEPEWPCTKEEGEDSCNIKKEEEEDICKMLLTGVPVKHLDEGQHEVSKGAELPSCSSCQQMTREGDGDHCGGSQAAPPPSDSGDVSSHVPDAAAAEESQNKHRQCSDCGFFFAHSSSLKQHMRMDTRKKRFSCSDCGQKFSRSDNLKMHTRIHTGEKPFSCSVCGQRFSNRGSLNKHTRIHTGEKPFSCSICGQKFSLSRALKIHTRTHTGEKPFSCSVCGQNFSKKGYLRRHTRIHTGEKPFSCSVCGQIFSQRGHLNKHTRIHTGEKPFSCSVCGQKFSDKEYLKKHTRVHTGEKPFSCSVCGQRFSLKAHLKRHTRIHTGEKPFSCLVCGQLFSDKQILKRHTRIHTGEKPFSCSVCGQKFSDRGSLNKHTRIHTGEKPFSCSVCGQTFSQRAHLNKHTRIHTGEKPFSCSVCGQKFTHRETLKSHTRIHTGEKPFSCLVCGQLFSDKRSLKRHTRIHTGEKPFSCSVCGQKFSQRGSLNQHTRIHTGEKPFSCSVCGQLFSDKRSLKRHTRIHTGEKPFSCSVCGQKFSRKGSLKSHTRIHTSEKPFSCSVCGQKFSEKESLKSHTRTHTGEKPFSCSVCGQNFSKKGYLRRHTRIHTGEKHFSCSVCGQKFSDKETLKSLTRRIHPGENPVSCSVSCQRVSVEIWECIGEMSRDP; translated from the exons ATGTCTGCAAGTACCACAGCAACGTACGTGGAGGAAAAGGACAATAGTCGTCAACGACTGGAAGctctttggctgcagccttatgttgtgttgcgCAGAGCAG acatcagtgaaaCTATTCTTGCTAAGCAGCAGGAGCCAGAGTGCACtcgcattaaagaggaagatgtggccaaagaggtccaccacttcaatgaacaaatggagcagaagtttctttgctctgtaaaagaggaggaagagccggagTGGCCTTGTACtaaagaggagggagaagacTCCTGCAAcattaaaaaggaggaggaggaagatatcTGCAAGATGCTATTGACTGGTGTTCCTGTGAAGCATTTAGATGAGGGTCAACatgaggtgagcaaaggggcggagcttccaagctgcagctcttgtcaacaaatgaccagagaaggggatggagaccactgtggggGATCACAAGCAGCTCCACCACCATCAGATAGTGGTGACGTGTCGTCACATGttcctgatgctgctgctgctgaggagtctcaaaacaaacacaggcaatgttctgactgtggatttttttttgctcatagcagtagtttgaaacaacacatgagaatggacacaagaaagaaaaggttttcctgctcagattgtggccaaaaattctcacGGAGTGATAATTTAaaaatgcacacaagaatccacactggtgagaaacctttttcatgctcagtttgtggccaaagattctctaataggggaagtttaaataagcacacaagaatccacactggcgagaaacctttttcatgctcaatttgtggccaaaaattctctctgaGTAGAGCTTTAAAAATccatacaagaacccacactggtgagaaacctttttcgtgctcagtttgtggccaaaacttCTCTAAGAAGGGATATCTAAgacgtcatacaagaatccacaccggtgagaaacctttctcatgctcagtttgtggccaaatattctctcagaggggacatttaaataagcacacaagaatccacactggtgagaaacctttttcatgttcagtttgtggccaaaaattttcTGACAAGGAATATTTGAAAAAACATACAAGAGTCCACACTGGTGAAAAAccgttttcatgctcagtttgtggccaaagattttcactgaaggcacacttaaaaaggcacacaagaatccacactggtgagaaacctttttcatgcttagTTTGTGGCCAATTATTCTCTGACAAGCAAAtcttaaaaaggcacacaagaatccacactggtgagaaacctttttcatgctcagtttgtggccaaaaattctctgataggggaagtttaaataagcacacaagaatccacactggtgagaaacctttttcatgctcagtttgtggccaaacattCTCTCAGAGGGCACATTTAAATAAGCACACAAGAattcacactggtgagaaacctttttcgtgctcagtttgtggccaaaaattcactCACAGGGAAAccttaaaaagtcatacaagaatccacactggcgagaaacctttttcatgcttagTTTGTGGCCAATTATTCTCTGACAAGCGAagcttaaaaaggcacacaagaatccacactggtgagaaacctttttcatgctcagtttgtggccaaaaattctctcagaggggatcTTTAAAtcagcacacaagaatccacactggcgagaaacctttttcatgctcagtttgtggccaattaTTCTCTGACAAGCGAagcttaaaaaggcacacaagaatccacactggtgagaaacctttttcatgctcagtttgtggccagaaattctctagGAAGGGAAgcttaaaaagtcatacaagaatccacaccagtgagaaacctttttcgtgctcagtttgtggccagaaattctctgaGAAGGAAAgcttaaaaagtcatacaagaacccacactggtgagaaacctttttcatgctcagtttgtggccaaaacttCTCTAAGAAGGGATATCTAAgacgtcatacaagaatccacactggcgagaaacatttttcatgctcagtttgtggccaaaaattctctgacAAGGAAACCTTAAAAAGTCTTACAAGAAGAATCCACCCTGGCGAGAACCCTGTTTCCTGCTCAGTCAGTTGCCAAAGAGTCTCTGTTGAGATTTGGGAGTGTATTGGGGAGATGAGCCGTGATCCGTGA
- the LOC133155883 gene encoding zinc finger protein OZF-like: MSASTTATYVEEKDRSRQRLEALWLQPYVVLHRADISEAILAKQQEPQRTRIKEEDVGKEVHHFNEQMEQKFLCSVKEEEEQEWPCTKEEGEDSCDIKKEEEEDTCKMPLTGVSVNHLDEGQYEVSKGAEPPSCSSSQQMTRDGDGDHYGGSQAAPPPSDSGDVSSHVRDAAAAEESQNKHRQCSHCGNFFAQSSSLKQHMRIHTGEKPFSCPVCSQKFSRRGNLNKHTRIHTGEKPFSCSVCGQTFSQRGHLKCHTRIHTGEKPFSCSVCGQKFSRRAGLIRHTRIHTGEKPFSCSVCGQKFSRRGHLNSHRIIHTGEKPFSCSVCGQRFSQKSHLKRHTRIHTGEIPFSCSVCGQKFSAKETLKSHTRRIHPGVNPVACSVSCQRVSVEISECIGEMSRDP, encoded by the exons ATGTCTGCAAGTACCACAGCAACGTACGTGGAGGAAAAGGACCGTAGTCGTCAACGACTGGAAGctctttggctgcagccttatgttgtgttgcACAGAGCAG acatcagtgaagctaTTCTTGCTAAGCAGCAGGAGCCACAGCGCACtcgcattaaagaggaagatgtgggtaaagaggtccaccacttcaatgaacaaatggagcagaagtttctttgctctgtaaaagaggaggaagagcaggagTGGCCTTGTACTAAAGAGGAGGGAGAGGACTCCTGCGAcattaaaaaggaggaggaggaagatacctgcaagatgccattgactggtgtTTCTGTGAATCATTTAGATGAGGGTCAATatgaggtgagcaaaggggcagagcctccaagctgcagctcaagtcaacaaatgaccagagacgGGGATGGAGACCACTATGGGGGATCACAAGCAGCTCCACCACCATCAGATAGTGGTGACGTGTCGTCACATGTtcgtgatgctgctgctgctgaggagtctcaaaacaaacacaggcaatgTTCTCACTGTGGAAATTTTTTTGCTCAGAGCAGTAgtttgaaacaacacatgagaatccacactggagagaaacctttttcatgcccaGTTTGtagccaaaaattctctcgtAGGGGAAATCTAAataagcacacaagaatccacactggcgagaaacctttttcatgctcagtttgtggccaaacattctctcagaggggacatCTAAaatgtcatacaagaatccacaccggtgagaaacctttttcatgctcagtttgtggccaaaaattctctcggaGGGCCGGCTTAatcaggcacacaagaatccacactggcgagaaacctttctcatgctcagtttgtggccaaaaattctctcggaGGGGACATTTAAATTCGCACAGaataatccacactggtgagaaacctttttcatgctcagtttgtggccaaagattttcaCAGAAGTCACACTTAAAacgtcatacaagaatccacactggcgagatacctttttcatgctccgtttgtggccaaaaattctctgccAAGGAAAccttaaaaagtcatacaagaagAATCCACCCTGGCGTGAACCCTGTTGCCTGCTCAGTCAGTTGCCAAAGAGTCTCTGTTGAGATTTCGGAGTGTATTGGGGAGATGAGCCGTGATCCGTGA